The DNA sequence ATCCCGCCGAAGCGGGACAAGTTCCCAAGAAACAAGGAATTCTGAAGTAAGAAGTAAGTTTTGAAGTGAATTTTACTTCATCTCGCGATAGCTATCGCGACTCACTTCCTTGTTCAGCGTTCAGAGTTCATGGGAGCCGGGGTCTCCCCGAAAACCTTCGCCGCTGCGCCTCTTTTCTTCCGCGAATGACACGAATCTCCACGAATGGATTAAGACCACAAGTACTGCATATTGACGCAAATGCAAAACAAGCTTCATCTGTGATGAAGCCCGTTTTAGATTGTACAATAAAAATCTTCCGTGCCTTCGTGGCTCAGTGGCGAAATTCCAAACTTCGCCTTTAAACTTTCTACTTTATAAACTTTTCACTTTTCTGGTGCGAAGCACATCGTAAATAAAAGTTGGCCCCGACACAAAGGTCCTTCACGCTCAATAAAGCAGGCCAAACATCCACAACGGAATAACGTTGCTGTGGCCGGATTCCAGATGATCAGCGGCGACGTAGGCATGAGGAATTCCGCGAATTTGCCGGTCATTCTTCGATCGGCCACCAATCTCAAAAACATAACGGCCGTCCACCAGAAAATCGCCTTCAGCAGTATATTCCACGCGATGTGCATACTCAAGCTGGTTCATAAAATAGGTTTCGCGCAGACTGCCGGTATTCACTTCTTCGGGTGCAAAAGCATACATGAAATTCGTGTTTTCAAGAAAAATTTTGTCGGGCTTCTGCAGGCGACTGATTCCTTTTGAATCACGATAAAGGTTTCGGGTCAGGTGGGCTTCTCTGAGGAAGAAAAGATAGGTTGAAAGGGTATTCCGGTTAATGCCGATCTTTTCGCTCAGTTTGCTCACATTGGGTATAAAAGGTGCTGTCTCAGAAATGACCTGCAGCAGTTGTTTGATTTTTGACACATACTGAATCTCCACCTTCCTGAGCAGGGGAAGTTCAATTTCCAGGATCATATTGGCCACCTCACCGATGCGTTGAAAATACAGATCGGCGCCTTCAGTGAAAAAGGGGTAGTACCCTTGTTTGAGATACACCGGAAAATGTTTCAGTGGCCGGATGACTTTATTGATTTCGCGGGCTATTTCCACATGTCCTTTCAAAAGGTCATGCAGCGATACTATCGGAAAATTGTGATCCAGAGTCATATTGAGGTACTCCCTGAACGAAAGACCCTGCATAGAATAAACCACTGCGCGCCGGCTAAGGTCGGCCCGGGCATTCAGAATTTCAAGCAGGGATGAACCTGTAAAAACGATCTTCAGTTTTGGAAAATCATCATACAGATTTTTCAGGACGATGGACCAGTCGGGGTACTTATGCACTTCATCCAGGCACAGATATCGACCGCCTTTCTTCTCGAAATCGTCGGCCAGATCCAGCAGCGAATGACTGGCAAACCACAGGTTGTCGAGGCTGGCATACAAAACTTCATCAGGATCCTTGCGTATGCTGTTTAAATGCTGCAGCAGCAAGGTGGTTTTCCCCACTCCCCTGGCACCCCGTATCCCAATCAAACGGGCATTCCAGTTAATGGAATCCATGAGCCCACGGTTAAAGTCGGTGGACACATTGTTGATTCTGCGTTCCGATCGCTCGTATAGTTCGTTCATAATTGCTTAATAGAATAAGCAAATATAGTCTTTTTTTGCTTAATGTGGTAATAAAAAGTGTTTTTTTGAAAGGCGGGAATCTAAAATCAACACGTATTTTTCTTTTATCCGCTTTTATCATAGATTTATTCAGATGTTTCAGCGTTCTTCCGCGTCTAATGTCGTGCCTTAGTGTCTTATATGTTTGTATTTTGAAACAGAAAAAGCAAAATATCAATAAATTTGACTTTGAGGGGGCTTGTGTAAAAGCACTGTGATGCTGTCACTGAGAGACCCCCAAATGTCAAATCCAATACGTGGTATATCTTGATTTCCAAAAATCGCATTTGATAAGAAAGTATCATGATTTGACAATTTTAAAACTAAAAACAACCGTCAATGAAACAGAAAAGTATTTTTATGGGAATTGATGTCAGTTAAGGATATGCGGATTTCTGCATCCTGTCATCGACCAGAGAACCTTTGGAACCTGATTTTCAGCTCGATGATCAAAGAGATGGGCATCAACTTCTTAAGGAAAAAGTTACTTCATTGCTTTCTCGTTCAGAAGACGTTTTTGTAGGGGTTGAAAACACGGGAGGATATGAACGCAATTGGATTAACGCGCTTCATGCAATCAGAAAAACAAATTCAAAACTGCATGTGTTCAAGTTTAATCCCAGAGCAGTAAAATATCAGATACAAAGTCTGATGAAGACTGTTGTTGATGATGGCGTTAGTGCATATGGCATTGCAATTTACATGATTAACAACCATAATCTGAGAGAAAATGACTGGGAAAAAAGTACCAATCAGAGCGAATATGAAAGAGAAATGCAGCTTTTGTACAGCATGATTCAAGCTCTGATTAAGCAAAGAACAGCCAAACTCAATCAGCTTGAAAAGCTTTTGTATGGCGCTTTTCCTGAGATATTAAAGTACGTTAAAGACTCGGTGCCAGCATGGGTTTTGAGACTAATCGAAAAGTATCCGGATGCAAAAGCTGTCGCAAAAGCAAAAATTGAAGGGCTGACAAAGATCAAGGGCATCAGCGAGAAAAAGGCGACTGTCCTTAAACAACTGGCAGTAAACAGCGTAGCATCATTACAGGGTGACATCACCCGAAAAATTATCTCACAGTACAGCCAGGATATAATGTATCTGAACAATGAAATAGATACATACAAAGCAATGCTGGTCTCTGTTTATAAGGACACTCCGGAATTGAAAGTGATCAATACCGTGAAAGGCATCGCTGATTGGACTGCCACATCGTTTTTGATTGAAATCGGAGATTACAAAAGATTTGGATCTACAGATCAGCTTGCATCTTTTTATGGTGTAAATCCATCTTTCAAACAAAGTGGTGATGGCCTTTACAAAGTAAAAATGAGTAAACAGGGAAGTGCAAAAATGAGGGCGGTTTTGTACCTTATTGCGCATAATCTTGTTATACATAATCAGTACTTCCGCGATATATATGCCAAGCACAAAGCCAAGGGTAAAAAGCACAATGCCGTAATGGGCATACTTATGCATAAGGTACTTCGGGTTTTGTGGGGAATGCTGATGACCAACACTCCATTTACTGAAAAAATCGATCTTATAAACCGGCAGAAATCAGTTGATAGTCAGGCAAACAATCACCCCATCAGTGAACGTGCCCGCAGATACCAGCCCCTTAATCTTGACGCTCCAATATCCAGGTCAAACTCTAAAAAAAGAAAGGCTATTCTCACGCCTCAATCATCAACAAAGGATGAATCATGCGAGGTCTTGGAGAATAACCCAGTGCAAACTTAAAAAAAGTTTGCGAATTTTTTGGAAATTAACGGTATATCTCAGTGGCAAAATTCCAAACGTCTGTTTTTTGTCCACAGATTAGCGCAGAT is a window from the Bacteroidetes bacterium GWF2_43_63 genome containing:
- a CDS encoding AAA family ATPase; translated protein: MNELYERSERRINNVSTDFNRGLMDSINWNARLIGIRGARGVGKTTLLLQHLNSIRKDPDEVLYASLDNLWFASHSLLDLADDFEKKGGRYLCLDEVHKYPDWSIVLKNLYDDFPKLKIVFTGSSLLEILNARADLSRRAVVYSMQGLSFREYLNMTLDHNFPIVSLHDLLKGHVEIAREINKVIRPLKHFPVYLKQGYYPFFTEGADLYFQRIGEVANMILEIELPLLRKVEIQYVSKIKQLLQVISETAPFIPNVSKLSEKIGINRNTLSTYLFFLREAHLTRNLYRDSKGISRLQKPDKIFLENTNFMYAFAPEEVNTGSLRETYFMNQLEYAHRVEYTAEGDFLVDGRYVFEIGGRSKNDRQIRGIPHAYVAADHLESGHSNVIPLWMFGLLY